A single region of the Vicia villosa cultivar HV-30 ecotype Madison, WI linkage group LG4, Vvil1.0, whole genome shotgun sequence genome encodes:
- the LOC131599613 gene encoding uncharacterized protein LOC131599613 gives MKRKRSSLQTPQQIDSTDLYLDDYCWEYVFKFVFNDDDDDRGSDFKSLSLVNKQFLSITNRLRLSLTVWKPTCRLLSRLFPRFINLICLDLSCYHGVVNNLLVQISRYPLKLTKLNLSNQRNIPARGLRAFSRNITTLTSLICSNIASLSVSDLLLISHCFPLLQELDLSNTYSISVKLNGSMSMVFPKLRKLNLSGHINRYMNDAWLLHFCKNSEFLEELVLLLCSFLTQHGIASAIRERPTLKSLSIHLISSNGNISSHLIDSLVSLKDLVCLDLSYSRISDDLLSSIATRGLPLKKLVLQYCYGYSYAGIFSLLSKCQCIQHLDLQGADFLNDQHVINLSLFFGHLVSINLSNCKMLTQLSLLSLVSNCLSLSEINMNYTKSGNGRDAVNYNFFKDFVVSPQLKSLHLGGHSWLTDECIKTFASIFPNLELLDLRLCHNISGEGICQVLRRCCKIRELNLYGCSGVKLHEMNFEVSKLKVLNLSLTSVDNEALYVISKSCSGLLRLLLVECNGVRKKGIMHVVKNCPKLREIKGVLWTRWWYYQGHH, from the coding sequence ATGAAACGTAAAAGATCTTCTCTCCAAACTCCACAGCAAATTGATTCAACAGATTTATATTTAGATGATTATTGCTGGGAATATGTTTTCAAATTCGTCTTCAACGACGACGATGACGACAGAGGTTCCGATTTCAAATCTCTTTCGCTAGTCAACAAACAATTTCTCTCCATTACTAATCGTCTACGCCTCTCTCTCACAGTATGGAAACCAACATGCCGTTTACTCTCTCGCCTCTTTCCGAGGTTCATCAATCTCATCTGCCTCGACCTCTCCTGTTACCATGGTGTCGTCAACAACCTTCTCGTCCAAATCTCTCGTTACCCATTGAAACTCACTAagctcaacctctccaaccaACGTAACATTCCAGCACGCGGCTTGAGAGCATTCTCCAGAAATATTACAACTCTAACCTCTCTCATTTGTTCCAACATTGCTTCTCTATCTGTTTCCGACTTGCTTCTTATCTCTCATTGCTTTCCTCTCCTTCAAGAACTTGACCTTAGTAACACTTACAGTATCAGTGTTAAGCTAAATGGTTCTATgtcaatggtgtttcctaagctgCGCAAACTTAATCTCTCTGGTCATATCAATAGATACATGAACGACGCATGGCTTTTACACTTTTGTAAGAATTCCGAGTTTCTTGAAGAACTTGTCTTATTGCTCTGTTCATTCTTAACTCAACATGGCATTGCTTCGGCCATCCGTGAGAGACCAACTTTGAAGTCTCTATCAATTCATTTGATATCAAGCAATGGCAACATTAGTTCACACTTAATTGACTCTCTCGTCAGTTTGAAGGACTTAGTTTGTCTGGATTTGTCATATTCGCGTATCTCCGATGATTTGCTTTCCTCTATTGCAACGAGAGGTCTTCCTTTGAAAAAGCTTGTCCTCCAATATTGTTATGGATATAGTTATGCTGGAATCTTTTCTTTGTTATCCAAGTGTCAATGTATACAACATTTGGATCTTCAAggtgctgattttttgaatgatcAACATGTTATAAACTTGTCTTTGTTTTTTGGTCATTTAGTGTCTATAAACCTCAGCAATTGTAAGATGCTCACGCAATTATCTTTACTTTCACTCGTAAGTAATTGTCTTTCACTTAGTGAGATCAACATGAATTACACAAAGAGTGGGAATGGGAGAGATGCAGtgaattataattttttcaaGGATTTTGTTGTAAGCCCTCAATTAAAGTCTCTTCATTTGGGTGGCCATTCATGGCTAACAGATGAATGCATCAAAACATTTGCTTCCATTTTCCCCAATTTGGAGTTGCTTGATTTAAGGCTATGTCATAACATATCTGGAGAAGGTATTTGTCAAGTTTTAAGGAGATGTTGTAAGATTAGAGAGTTAAACTTATATGGTTGTTCAGGAGTGAAGCTGCATGAAATGAACTTTGAAGTTTCTAAATTGAAGGTGTTGAACTTGTCACTTACAAGTGTCGACAACGAAGCACTTTATGTGATTTCAAAGAGTTGTTCTGGACTTTTGCGATTGTTACTGGTAGAATGTAATGGTGTGAGAAAGAAGGGAATCATGCACGTAGTAAAGAATTGCCCGAAGCTCAGGGAGATCAAAGGTGTGTTGTGGACGAGATGGTGGTATTATCAAGGTCATCATTAA